One Pyrus communis chromosome 4, drPyrComm1.1, whole genome shotgun sequence genomic region harbors:
- the LOC137731046 gene encoding mitochondrial thiamine diphosphate carrier 2-like gives MEEKGQLKRTVIDTTAGLIAGGISRTVTSPLDVIKIRFQVQLEPTTSWALVRRNLSEPSKYTGMFQATRDIFREEGLLGFWRGNVPALLMVMPYTAIQFTVLHKLKTFATGSSKTEDHIHLSPYLSYVSGALAGCVATVGTYPFDLLRTLLASQGEPKVYPNMRSALVEIVKNRGFRGLYAGLSPTLVEIVPYAGLQFGTYDTFKRWTMAWNQYRSSNMNSHGREDGLSSFQLFICGIASGTCAKLVCHPLDVVKKRFQVEGLQRHPRYGKPVEHRAYSNMFDALQRILQMEGWAGLYKGIVPSTVKAAPAAAVTFVAYEYTSDWLESRLT, from the exons ATGGAAGAGAAGGGGCAGCTCAAGCGAACCGTCATTGATACAACGGCGGGTTTAATCGCCGGCGGAATATCGCGAACGGTTACTTCGCCGCTAGATGTTATTAAAATTAGATTCCAG GTTCAACTCGAACCCACAACGTCATGGGCTTTGGTTCGAAGAAATTTGTCTGAACCATCAAAATATACTGGGATGTTTCAAGCAACAAGGGATATCTTCAGAGAGGAAGGCTTACTG GGTTTTTGGCGTGGAAATGTCCCAGCTTTACTTATGGTTATGCCGTATACCGCGATACAATTTACTGTGTTACACAAGTTGAAAACATTTGCTACTGGTTCTTCCAAAACAG AGGATCACATTCATTTGAGCCCCTATTTATCTTACGTCAGTGGAGCATTAGCGGGTTGTGTAGCTACTGTTGGCACATATCCATTTGATCTTCTAAGAACCTTATTAGCTTCACAGGGCGAACCTAAG gtgTATCCAAATATGAGGTCTGCGTTGGTTGAAATAGTTAAAAATCGTGGCTTTCGAGGGTTGTATGCTGGACTGTCGCCAACACTTGTTGAGATTGTACCCTATGCAGGCTTGCAATTTGGTACCTATGACACGTTTAAGCGCTGGACCATG GCGTGGAACCAGTACAGATCCTCTAATATGAACTCGCACGGTAGAGAAGATGGTCTCTCGAGCTTTCAGCTTTTCATCTGTGGTATAGCATCCGGCACCTGTGCCAAACTTGTCTGTCATCCACTTGATGTGGTCAAGAAAAGATTCCAG GTTGAAGGACTACAGAGGCACCCAAGATATGGGAAACCAGTAGAGCACCGTGCTTATAGCAACATGTTTGACGCCTTGCAAAGAATATTGCAGATGGAGGGCTGGGCTGGTCTCTATAAGGGAATAGTCCCATCAACCGTCAAAGCTGCACCTGCCGCTGCAGTGACATTTGTGGCATATGAATATACATCAGATTGGTTAGAGTCCAGATTGACTTGA
- the LOC137731047 gene encoding uncharacterized protein: MGQALRRAAGRTRPSSTVETASSKPKTVVVDKRPPLVPPERAEISKAGGAIDSDGSAGTGGAAEAVENVLEERDPNYDAMLNQMVGRIKAKPGGKLEMGEANVVDKYKRPLPKLRDTKPDSGSYEERPAPPGTLNVAQLRHIILLHQGKAEDHNGRMEPDQIAEKFRVDVAEVRRILQFVALPPEDGSGKQNNNR; this comes from the exons ATGGGTCAGGCGCTGCGACGAGCTGCTGGGAGAACGCGACCCTCTTCGACCGTCGAAACGGCGTCGTCCAAACCGAAGACCGTCGTTGTCGATAAGCGGCCTCCTCTGGTTCCCCCCGAACGGGCGGAGATCTCCAAGGCCGGCGGCGCTATTGATTCTG ATGGCAGTGCAGGAACAGGAGGAGCCGCAGAAGCAGTCGAAAATGTGCTCGAAGAACGAGATCCAAATTACGACGCCATGCTCAATCAAATGGTGGGTAGAATCAAAGCAAAGCCCGGAGGCAAATTGGAGATGGGCGAG GCAAATGTGGTGGACAAGTATAAGAGGCCTCTACCTAAACTGAGGGATACGAAGCCAGATTCCGGGAGTTATGAGGAGAGGCCTGCTCCGCCGGGAACTCTGAATGTGGCACAGCTGCGCCACATTATTCTGCTGCATCAGGGCAAGGCCGAGGATCACAATGGCCGCATGGAGCCGGACCAAATTGCTGAGAAGTTCCGGGTTGATGTTGCTGAGGTTCGGAGGATCTTGCAGTTTGTAGCACTGCCTCCGGAGGATGGCAGCGGCAAACAGAACAACAATCGCTGA
- the LOC137732207 gene encoding uncharacterized protein produces the protein MDSVEGISHGDINDDEAEHSFSPEASDTCGVSGDPELGPRVGDEYQAEIPCLLAVSDYIRLLKNPTDAEISEGSLVMGLPIPVMWISEELDTKKYEHVRQTLIDSESDNVKCKAEPMDVKSDNVITSGESENLVLKQETKAEMHQKPGGVYCPVPGSAGDNWSDMEEASFLLGLYIFERNLVLVKKFVGSKQMGDILSFYYGKFYKSDRYKRWKECKKMRSRKCIFGQRIFTGARQHELFSRLFPHVSEECQTSLLEVSKTFGEGKIILEEYVFILKARIGLNALVEAVGIGTGKKDLTGNATETLKSNQVAPVRPEIPTGKACSTLTPLEIVNFLTGGFRLSKARSSDLFWEAVWPRLLERGWHSEQPYPGFSTGSRNSLVFLIPGIKKFSRRKLVKGSHYFDSVSDVLNKVASDPELLELEMGANKENGWTDETKLDEQDFPNQQRHCYLQPRTPNRSSTDVMKFTVVDTSLSNGKIFKVRELRSLPLELDVSASRSDSEDDDEDASEDSTDKYNSANSLCSQRDEIHVSKSIRLGRNGDKYFKYGTSEVEHQAFGQGSTTVTADLPKNENIGTCNDMQRWKAMKCQKSRKMVSENENHVAPVSKRRRQLAACSRTEITPSRSQFLQGPMLQQDVSGDRAEFSEKTPSQVEPSGEKLSSASTLPRGASPVDSGEGNRRGNSLPVEIFQENPQRPMLIDLNMPPPLDAETDEPFTMIERQDDKTHQEPDAASHSVDPSESGATSEQQPAMNSRRQSTRNRPLSTKVLESLAYGFLDTKQKRKSRDEFPRDNSKLRSSRRARTKVSDLNSFDTSLPDFSMQETRSAIPSNNTDGYSELDMVS, from the exons ATGGATTCAGTTGAAGGAATTAGCCATGGGGATATCAATGACGATGAAGCTGAGCATTCATTTTCTCCAGAAGCTTCTGATACATGTGGTGTCTCTGGTGACCCTGAGCTAGGTCCTAGAGTTGGAGATGAGTACCAGGCTGAAATTCCCTGTCTACTAGCTGTTTCTGACTATATACGGCTTTTAAAGAACCCAACTGATGCAGAAATTTCTGAAGGTAGTTTAGTAATGGGTTTGCCTATACCAGTAATGTGGATCAGCGAGGAATTGGACACCAAAAAATATGAACATGTCAGACAGACCTTGATTGATTCAGAAAGTGACAACGTAAAGTGCAAAGCTGAGCCAATGGATGTTAAGTCCGATAATGTGATAACATCTGGCGAGTCAGAAAATCTAGTATTGAAACAAGAAACGAAGGCTGAAATGCATCAAAAGCCTGGAGGAGTGTACTGTCCAGTTCCTGGTTCTGCAGGAGACAATTGGAGTGACATGGAAGAAGCCAGTTTTCTTCTTGGTTTATATATCTTTGAGAGGAACCTCGTTCTGGTGAAGAAGTTTGTCGGAAGCAAACAAATGGGTGATATTTTGTCATTCTACTATGGGAAATTTTACAAGTCTGACAGATACAAGAGATGGAAAGAATGCAAAAAAATGAGAAGCAGAAAATGTATATTTGGGCAAAGAATTTTTACTGGGGCAAGGCAACATGAGTTGTTTTCTCGTTTGTTTCCTCACGTGTCAGAAGAATGCCAAACTTCTTTGCTTGAG GTCTCGAAGACATTTGGGGAAGGAAAAATTATACTAGAAGAATATGTATTCATTTTAAAGGCTAGAATTGGATTGAATGCACTGGTAGAGGCAGTGGGAATTGGTACAGGAAAGAAAGATCTCACAGGCAATGCCACAGAGACTTTAAAGTCCAATCAGGTTGCTCCTGTTCGCCCAGAAATACCAACTGGCAAAGCATGCTCCACCCTTACGCCACTAGAAATAGTCAACTTTCTAACAGGGGGCTTCCGGCTAAGCAAAGCCCGCTCGAGCGATCTCTTTTGGGAAGCTGTCTGGCCTCGTTTACTTGAAAGAGGGTGGCACTCTGAGCAGCCTTATCCGGGTTTCTCCACTGGTTCCAGGAATTCATTGGTCTTTCTTATCCCTGGTATTAAGAAGTTCTCAAGAAGGAAACTGGTGAAGGGATCCCACTACTTTGATTCGGTAAGTGACGTCCTGAATAAAGTTGCTTCAGACCCTGAGCTTCTTGAGCTTGAAATGGGAGCAAATAAAGAAAATGGGTGGACAGATGAAACAAAGCTGGACGAACAAGACTTCCCAAATCAGCAACGTCACTGTTATCTGCAGCCTCGTACTCCAAATCGTAGTAGTACGGATGTCATGAAGTTTACAGTTGTGGATACTAGTCTGTCTAATGGAAAAATATTCAAGGTGAGGGAACTGAGAAGCTTACCGCTTGAATTGGATGTCTCCGCCTCCAGAAGTGATTCTGAAGATGACGACGAGGATGCTTCTGAGGATTCAACAGATAAATATAATTCTGCTAATTCGTTGTGTTCACAGAGGGATGAGATCCACGTTTCGAAGTCCATCCGTTTGGGTAGAAATGGtgacaaatattttaaatatggtACTTCAGAGGTGGAACATCAAGCTTTTGGTCAAGGTTCGACTACTGTGACTGCAGATCTCCCCAAGAATGAGAACATTGGTACATGCAACGACATGCAGCGCTGGAAAGCTATGAAGTGCCAAAAGAGCCGGAAAATGGTTTCTGAAAATGAAAATCATGTTGCCCCTGTTTCAAAAAGACGTCGACAGTTAGCTGCTTGTAGTCGCACAGAGATCACCCCCAGCAGGAGCCAGTTCTTGCAAGGTCCCATGTTACAACAAGATGTTTCTGGAGACCGTGCGGAATTTAGTGAGAAAACTCCCTCTCAAGTGGAACCATCCGGAGAGAAGTTATCATCCGCCAGTACTTTGCCTAGAGGAGCCAGCCCAGTTGATAGTGGTGAAGGCAATCGTCGTGGCAACAGTTTGCCTGTGGAAATATTCCAAGAGAATCCTCAGCGCCCTATGTTGATTGACTTGAACATGCCCCCGCCTCTAGATGCTGAAACTGATGAACCTTTCACAATGATAGAAAGACAAGATGATAAAACACACCAGGAACCAGATGCTGCTTCCCATTCAGTGGATCCCTCTGAAAGTGGGGCAACTTCTGAACAGCAGCCTGCAATGAACTCTCGGAGACAAAGCACAAGAAACCGACCACTGAGCACTAAGGTACTGGAATCTTTAGCTTATGGATTTTTAGACACAAAACAGAAGCGGAAGAGTAGGGATGAATTTCCCCGAGACAACTCCAAATTAAGGTCATCCAGGCGTGCTCGTACTAAGGTGAGCGATCTCAACAGTTTTGATACTAGTCTCCCGGATTTCAGTATGCAGGAAACCAGGAGTGCTATCCCCAGTAACAACACTGATGGGTACAGCGAACTTGACATGGTCTCGTAA